One Microbacterium marinum genomic window carries:
- the leuC gene encoding 3-isopropylmalate dehydratase large subunit: MSISVPDRPRTLAEKVWDDHLVVKGEGGEPDLIYIDLHLVHEVTSPQAFDGLRAEGRPVRRLDLTIATEDHNTPTWDIDKPIADLTSRTQIDTLRRNAEEFGVRLHSLGDKEQGIVHVVGPQLGLTMPGVTVVCGDSHTSTHGAFGAMAFGIGTSEVEHVLATQTLPLKPFKTMAITVEGDLKPGVTAKDVILAIIAKIGANGGQGYVLEFRGSAIRSLSMEGRMTMCNMSIEAGARAGMIAPDETTFAYVKDKPHAPQGADWDAAVEYWRTLPSDEGAVYDAEVFLDADELEPFVTWGTNPGQGVSLSGVVPTPSAIADPNERAAAERAIEYMDLVPGTPLKDVSVDAVFMGSCTNSRIEDLRQFASLIQGRTKAPGVRVMVVPGSARVRLEAEAEGLDKIITEFGAEWRFAGCSMCLGMNPDQLAPGERCASTSNRNFEGRQGKGGRTHLVSPLVAAATAVLGRLASPSDLDALVGTEA; the protein is encoded by the coding sequence ATGAGCATTTCCGTACCCGACCGCCCCCGTACCCTCGCCGAGAAGGTCTGGGACGACCACCTCGTCGTCAAGGGCGAGGGCGGCGAACCCGACCTGATCTACATCGATCTGCACCTCGTGCACGAGGTCACGAGTCCTCAGGCGTTCGACGGCCTGCGTGCCGAGGGCCGCCCCGTCCGCCGCCTCGATCTGACGATCGCCACCGAGGACCACAACACCCCGACGTGGGACATCGACAAGCCGATCGCCGACCTCACCAGCCGCACGCAGATCGACACGCTCCGCCGCAACGCCGAGGAGTTCGGCGTCCGTCTGCATTCGCTGGGCGACAAGGAGCAGGGCATCGTCCACGTCGTCGGCCCGCAGCTCGGCCTCACCATGCCCGGCGTCACCGTGGTCTGCGGCGATTCTCACACCTCCACGCACGGCGCGTTCGGAGCGATGGCGTTCGGGATCGGGACGAGCGAGGTCGAGCACGTCCTGGCCACCCAGACGCTGCCGCTGAAGCCGTTCAAGACCATGGCGATCACGGTCGAGGGCGACCTCAAGCCCGGGGTGACCGCGAAGGACGTGATCCTCGCCATCATCGCCAAGATCGGGGCGAACGGCGGACAGGGATACGTCCTCGAGTTCCGCGGCTCCGCGATCCGCTCCCTCTCGATGGAGGGGCGCATGACGATGTGCAACATGTCGATCGAGGCCGGAGCCAGGGCCGGCATGATCGCGCCCGACGAGACGACCTTCGCCTACGTCAAGGACAAGCCCCACGCGCCGCAGGGTGCCGATTGGGATGCGGCGGTCGAATACTGGCGCACCCTGCCCTCCGACGAGGGCGCCGTCTACGACGCCGAGGTGTTCCTCGACGCCGACGAGCTCGAGCCGTTCGTCACCTGGGGCACGAACCCCGGTCAGGGCGTGTCGTTGAGCGGTGTCGTGCCCACGCCCTCCGCCATCGCCGACCCCAACGAGCGCGCGGCCGCGGAACGGGCGATCGAGTACATGGACCTCGTCCCGGGCACGCCGCTGAAGGACGTGTCGGTGGATGCCGTCTTCATGGGCTCCTGCACGAACAGTCGGATCGAGGACCTGCGACAGTTCGCCTCGCTCATCCAGGGCCGTACCAAAGCGCCCGGTGTGCGGGTCATGGTCGTGCCGGGGTCGGCGCGTGTGCGGCTCGAAGCCGAGGCGGAGGGTCTGGACAAGATCATCACGGAGTTCGGCGCGGAATGGCGCTTCGCGGGCTGCTCGATGTGCCTCGGGATGAACCCCGATCAGCTCGCGCCGGGAGAACGCTGCGCCTCGACGAGCAACCGGAACTTCGAGGGTCGTCAGGGCAAGGGCGGGCGCACGCACCTCGTGTCGCCGCTCGTGGCCGCGGCGACCGCCGTGCTCGGCCGGCTGGCGAGCCCGAGCGATCTCGACGCACTCGTCGGAACGGAGGCCTGA
- the leuD gene encoding 3-isopropylmalate dehydratase small subunit, producing MDAFTRHTGVGAPLKRSAVDTDQIIPAVYLKRVTKTGFEDALFANWRQDPEFILNQEPYRAASVLVAGPDFGTGSSREHAVWALRDYGFKVVLSTKFADIFRGNAGKQGLVTGVVTDDVLEAIWAALEAQPGREITVDLETRTVQVGDVQASFEIDDYTRWRLLEGLDDIGLTLRNEDKIAQFEARREAWRPRTLPVL from the coding sequence ATGGATGCATTCACCCGTCACACCGGTGTCGGCGCCCCGCTGAAGCGCTCTGCGGTGGACACCGACCAGATCATCCCCGCCGTGTACCTGAAGCGGGTCACGAAGACGGGCTTCGAGGACGCCCTGTTCGCCAACTGGCGACAGGACCCGGAGTTCATCCTCAATCAGGAGCCGTACCGAGCGGCATCCGTGCTCGTCGCCGGTCCCGATTTCGGCACCGGCTCCAGCCGCGAGCACGCCGTCTGGGCACTCCGCGACTACGGATTCAAGGTCGTGCTCAGCACGAAGTTCGCCGACATCTTCCGTGGCAACGCGGGCAAACAGGGGCTGGTCACCGGTGTGGTCACCGACGACGTCCTCGAGGCGATCTGGGCGGCGCTCGAGGCGCAACCGGGGCGTGAGATCACCGTCGACCTGGAGACACGCACCGTGCAGGTCGGCGACGTCCAGGCCTCGTTCGAGATCGACGATTACACTAGATGGCGGCTTCTCGAAGGACTCGACGACATCGGGCTCACGCTGCGCAACGAAGACAAGATCGCGCAGTTCGAGGCGCGCCGCGAGGCGTGGCGGCCGCGGACACTCCCCGTCCTCTAG
- the murA gene encoding UDP-N-acetylglucosamine 1-carboxyvinyltransferase, with amino-acid sequence MNTLLSDSAPTPAGGNSLGQTLTIRGGRPLSGRVEVKGAKNLATKAMVAALLGETASVLRDVPDISDVHVVRSLLEVHGVSVEDIEDGVLRLDPSGAVSAHFEEIDAHAGASRIPILFCGPLLHLLGQAFIPDLGGCRIGDRPIDFHLDALRSFGAIVEKLPSGIRLSAPRGLHGANIELPYPSVGATEQVLLTAVRAKGTTELRNAAIEPEIMDLIAVLQKMGAIISYEPNRVIFIEGVESLRGYDHRSIFDRNEAASWACAALATDGDIFVGGAKQQEMLTFLNVFRKAGGDFDIAEDGIRFRRGGALKPVTVETDVHPGFMTDWQQPLIVALTQAEGESIVHETVYENRLGFTRALVQMGADIVVHPEGIASSDRRVPRRALEQAAVINGPTPLHAADVVVPDLRGGYSYVIAALAAEGESTVRNIGIIRRGYEKFLEKLTDLGADFDVTE; translated from the coding sequence ATGAACACACTCCTGAGCGACTCCGCGCCGACACCGGCCGGAGGCAACAGTCTCGGACAGACCCTGACGATCCGCGGCGGGCGACCGTTGAGCGGTCGGGTGGAGGTCAAGGGCGCGAAGAACCTCGCCACCAAGGCGATGGTCGCCGCACTGCTCGGTGAGACCGCCAGTGTGCTGCGCGATGTCCCGGACATCAGCGACGTGCACGTCGTCCGGTCGCTGCTGGAGGTCCACGGCGTGAGCGTCGAGGACATCGAGGACGGCGTGCTGCGCCTCGACCCGAGCGGCGCCGTGTCCGCCCACTTCGAGGAGATCGACGCCCACGCCGGAGCGTCGCGCATCCCGATCCTCTTCTGCGGCCCTCTGCTGCACCTCCTGGGACAGGCGTTCATCCCCGACCTCGGTGGATGCCGCATCGGCGACCGTCCGATCGACTTCCACCTCGACGCGCTGCGCTCCTTCGGCGCGATCGTCGAGAAGCTCCCGAGCGGCATCCGCCTGTCGGCCCCGCGCGGTCTGCACGGGGCGAACATCGAGCTTCCGTACCCGAGCGTCGGCGCGACCGAGCAGGTCCTGCTGACGGCGGTCCGCGCGAAGGGCACGACGGAGCTGCGCAACGCGGCCATCGAGCCGGAGATCATGGATCTCATCGCGGTCCTGCAGAAGATGGGCGCGATCATCTCGTATGAGCCGAACCGCGTGATCTTCATCGAGGGCGTCGAGTCGCTCCGCGGCTACGACCACCGGAGCATCTTCGACCGCAACGAGGCTGCGTCGTGGGCCTGCGCGGCACTCGCGACCGACGGCGACATCTTCGTCGGCGGCGCGAAGCAGCAGGAGATGCTCACCTTCCTGAACGTGTTCCGGAAGGCGGGCGGCGACTTCGACATCGCCGAGGACGGCATCCGATTCCGCCGCGGCGGCGCACTCAAGCCCGTGACCGTCGAGACCGACGTGCACCCCGGCTTCATGACGGACTGGCAGCAGCCGCTCATCGTCGCGCTCACTCAGGCCGAGGGCGAGTCGATCGTCCACGAGACGGTCTACGAGAACCGTCTCGGCTTCACTCGTGCGCTCGTGCAGATGGGCGCCGACATCGTCGTGCACCCCGAGGGCATCGCGAGCTCCGACCGCCGCGTCCCGCGGCGCGCCCTCGAGCAGGCGGCGGTCATCAACGGCCCGACGCCGCTCCACGCGGCCGACGTCGTCGTCCCCGACCTCCGGGGCGGATACAGCTACGTCATCGCCGCTCTCGCGGCCGAGGGCGAGTCGACGGTCCGCAACATCGGCATCATCCGTCGCGGCTACGAGAAGTTCCTCGAGAAGCTGACGGACCTCGGCGCCGACTTCGACGTGACAGAGTGA
- a CDS encoding 1-acyl-sn-glycerol-3-phosphate acyltransferase, whose translation MTGRRRASAEKSRPSVFWPAAALVVPAVGWFAKIEIEGGEHLPLDGSYVLAPNHYSEFDPLILAVATWRLGRAPRFMAKESLFRVPVLGWLLRATGMVPVARASTAAAAKQTLAQSTALVADRRGVIVYPEGSLTRDPDMWPMRGKTGAVRLALAASTPIPVIPVATWGVQEILPRYGKLRFWPPRRRVKMLLGPPVDLSAFAGTSPATLTAATDAVMRDVSILLGRLRDETPPAERWNPSQHGQTETGRLDS comes from the coding sequence GTGACCGGACGTCGCCGCGCCTCCGCGGAGAAGAGTCGGCCGAGCGTGTTCTGGCCGGCCGCGGCCCTCGTGGTGCCCGCCGTCGGGTGGTTCGCGAAGATCGAGATCGAGGGCGGCGAGCACCTTCCGCTCGACGGCTCGTACGTCTTGGCGCCGAATCACTACAGCGAATTCGATCCGCTCATCCTGGCGGTCGCCACGTGGCGATTGGGACGGGCTCCGCGCTTCATGGCGAAGGAGAGCCTGTTCCGCGTGCCCGTGCTGGGATGGCTCCTGCGTGCCACGGGCATGGTCCCGGTGGCCCGCGCCTCGACAGCGGCCGCCGCGAAGCAGACCCTCGCTCAGTCCACCGCCCTCGTAGCCGATCGACGCGGCGTGATCGTCTACCCCGAGGGATCGCTGACCCGCGACCCCGATATGTGGCCCATGCGCGGGAAGACCGGTGCGGTGCGCCTCGCCCTCGCGGCATCCACCCCGATCCCCGTCATCCCGGTGGCGACGTGGGGCGTGCAGGAGATCCTGCCGCGCTACGGCAAGCTCCGCTTCTGGCCACCGCGTCGACGCGTCAAGATGCTCCTCGGCCCGCCCGTCGACTTGTCTGCCTTCGCGGGCACCTCGCCGGCGACGCTCACCGCAGCGACGGATGCCGTCATGCGCGACGTCTCGATCCTCCTCGGGCGTCTCCGTGACGAGACACCGCCCGCAGAGCGCTGGAATCCGTCGCAGCACGGACAGACCGAGACGGGGCGCCTTGACTCCTAA
- a CDS encoding NAD(P)H-dependent glycerol-3-phosphate dehydrogenase: MPRVAVLGAGSWGTTFGKVLADGGADVMMWARRAEQAHEIREGKRNSQYLPGINLPRNLSATHHLAEALDGATQVYIAISSQALRQNLKGVRPLLGGSDAPIVSLMKGVEKKTGLRMSQVLEHELRCDPARIAVASGPNLALEIARQHPTAAVISSSSQETAEAVARRARNRYFRTFVNTDVIGTEFGGVLKNLIAVAIGIVDGVGYGENTKASIITRGLVEMTDFAVAQGAQPETLQGLAGLGDLIATCQSPLSRNNTAGRLLGQGYSFHEVVKQMDQTAEGLASVAPVLHLAREAGVQMPIVEQVKMVLDGTMNPRDIAPHLTTDDDEPTGERTTNESGGGGTALRRAIERALDQFRNRGRGAAGDRS; encoded by the coding sequence ATGCCGCGCGTCGCCGTGCTGGGAGCGGGAAGCTGGGGGACCACCTTCGGCAAGGTGCTCGCCGACGGCGGCGCCGACGTCATGATGTGGGCGCGCCGCGCGGAACAGGCGCACGAGATCCGCGAGGGCAAGCGGAACTCGCAGTACCTCCCCGGCATCAACCTGCCGCGGAACCTCAGCGCGACCCACCACCTCGCCGAAGCGCTCGACGGCGCGACGCAGGTCTACATCGCGATCTCCAGTCAGGCGCTCCGGCAGAACCTGAAGGGTGTCCGTCCGCTGCTGGGCGGGAGCGACGCGCCGATCGTGTCCCTGATGAAGGGCGTCGAGAAGAAGACCGGGCTCCGGATGAGCCAGGTGCTCGAGCACGAGCTCCGGTGCGATCCGGCGCGCATCGCCGTGGCATCCGGCCCCAACCTCGCCCTCGAGATCGCCCGGCAGCACCCGACCGCCGCCGTCATCTCCTCGTCGAGCCAGGAAACGGCCGAGGCGGTCGCGCGGCGCGCACGGAACCGATACTTCCGTACCTTCGTCAACACCGACGTGATCGGGACCGAGTTCGGCGGCGTGCTGAAGAACCTGATCGCTGTGGCGATCGGCATCGTCGACGGTGTCGGTTACGGCGAGAACACCAAGGCCTCGATCATCACGCGGGGTCTGGTCGAGATGACCGACTTCGCCGTGGCGCAGGGTGCTCAGCCCGAGACGCTGCAGGGCCTGGCAGGGCTCGGCGACCTCATCGCGACCTGCCAGTCGCCCCTGAGCCGCAACAACACGGCGGGGCGCCTCCTCGGCCAGGGCTACAGCTTCCACGAAGTCGTGAAGCAGATGGACCAGACAGCCGAGGGTCTCGCGTCCGTCGCCCCTGTGCTCCACCTGGCCCGCGAGGCCGGCGTGCAGATGCCCATCGTCGAGCAGGTGAAGATGGTGCTCGACGGGACGATGAACCCGCGGGATATCGCTCCGCACCTGACGACGGACGACGACGAGCCGACCGGCGAGAGGACGACGAATGAATCAGGCGGCGGTGGTACTGCTCTTCGGCGGGCGATCGAGCGAGCACTCGATCAGTTCCGCAACCGCGGGCGGGGTGCTGCGGGCGATCGATCGTGA
- a CDS encoding D-alanine--D-alanine ligase family protein, with translation MNQAAVVLLFGGRSSEHSISSATAGGVLRAIDRDRFRVIPVGITRDGAFVLEDDDPDKFALDPNRLPEVADNGTRIIWPDSTLTRQLQVRHPDGRVESLGDVDVVFPILHGRFGEDGTVQGFLELIDLPYVGAGLLMSAIGMDKHTTKSILHAAGVPVVPWVTVTRADLDRTPDLWERRIRALGLPAFVKPARAGSSVGVSKVSDWSELDAALATAFAEDDTVLVEQGVSGREVECGVLQGRDGGVPRVSVAGEIVVSGRDFYDFEAKYLNADGVDLVCPADLHEGELAEMQRIAARAFEAVGGQGLSRVDFFYTGTEFFVNEVNTMPGFTPISMFPTCWIASGMSYPELITELIELAR, from the coding sequence ATGAATCAGGCGGCGGTGGTACTGCTCTTCGGCGGGCGATCGAGCGAGCACTCGATCAGTTCCGCAACCGCGGGCGGGGTGCTGCGGGCGATCGATCGTGACCGCTTCCGGGTGATCCCCGTCGGGATCACCCGCGACGGCGCGTTCGTCCTCGAGGACGACGATCCCGACAAGTTCGCCCTGGACCCCAACCGGCTTCCCGAGGTCGCCGACAACGGTACCCGGATCATCTGGCCCGATTCGACGCTCACGCGGCAGCTGCAGGTGCGGCATCCCGACGGCCGCGTCGAGTCGCTCGGCGACGTCGACGTCGTGTTCCCGATCCTCCACGGCCGCTTCGGCGAGGACGGTACCGTGCAGGGCTTCCTGGAGCTCATCGACCTGCCATATGTGGGTGCGGGCCTCTTGATGTCGGCCATCGGGATGGACAAGCACACGACGAAGAGCATCCTCCACGCGGCGGGCGTCCCGGTGGTGCCGTGGGTCACGGTCACCCGCGCGGACCTCGACCGCACTCCCGATCTCTGGGAGCGGCGGATCCGCGCGCTCGGGCTTCCCGCGTTCGTCAAGCCCGCCCGGGCAGGCTCCAGCGTCGGCGTCTCGAAGGTGTCGGACTGGTCCGAACTGGATGCCGCCCTCGCGACGGCCTTCGCTGAGGACGACACGGTCCTGGTGGAGCAGGGGGTCTCGGGGCGCGAGGTCGAGTGCGGCGTGCTCCAGGGTCGCGACGGCGGCGTGCCGCGGGTGAGTGTCGCCGGCGAGATCGTCGTCTCGGGGCGCGACTTCTACGATTTCGAGGCGAAGTACCTGAATGCGGACGGCGTCGACCTCGTCTGCCCCGCCGACCTCCACGAGGGGGAACTCGCCGAGATGCAGCGGATCGCGGCGCGTGCGTTCGAGGCGGTGGGCGGCCAGGGCCTGTCCCGGGTCGACTTCTTCTACACGGGCACGGAGTTCTTCGTCAACGAGGTGAACACGATGCCGGGCTTCACCCCGATCTCGATGTTCCCGACCTGCTGGATCGCGAGCGGCATGAGCTACCCCGAGCTGATCACGGAGCTCATCGAACTCGCCCGCTGA
- a CDS encoding DUF3515 family protein: MLRPRAVLLSVLLFAGAGVLAGCSSTVALEPPTDANDPRCADVMVRLPEVFEDHERRWTDAQSTASWGDPSAVIIACGVTPPGPSTLPCQTVSGIDWIIDDTEAPMYRLTTYGRVPAIEILVDNDIASSSGPVDTVSRLITDEFDVESQCTTLDEATPVPDAP; this comes from the coding sequence ATGCTCCGCCCGCGCGCCGTCCTCCTCTCCGTGCTCCTTTTTGCCGGCGCCGGGGTGCTCGCCGGGTGCTCGTCGACCGTCGCGCTCGAACCGCCCACCGATGCGAACGATCCCCGCTGCGCGGACGTGATGGTCCGTCTCCCCGAGGTCTTCGAAGACCACGAACGACGCTGGACCGACGCGCAGTCGACGGCGTCGTGGGGCGACCCGTCCGCCGTCATCATCGCCTGCGGGGTCACCCCGCCCGGGCCGAGCACTTTGCCGTGTCAGACGGTCTCGGGGATCGACTGGATCATCGACGACACCGAAGCGCCGATGTACCGGCTCACGACCTACGGCCGGGTTCCCGCGATCGAGATCCTCGTCGACAACGACATCGCGTCCTCGAGCGGTCCCGTCGACACGGTGAGCCGGCTCATCACGGACGAGTTCGACGTCGAATCGCAGTGCACGACGCTCGACGAGGCGACGCCCGTCCCCGACGCACCCTGA
- the thiL gene encoding thiamine-phosphate kinase, whose translation MSEPRVRDLDEAALLRRIFAVLEGSSTALVGPGDDAAVLAVPGERLVATTDTLVHGPDFRLAWSSGEDLGRKAAAVNLADVAAMGARPTALLVALAVPDAMPVTFVEDLARGLRAACDELAPGCAIEGGDLTVSDTLTVAVTALGVLDGAPVRRSGARRGDIVAVAGDLGPATRGLRILFDRFRGADGTPMSMEPSVLSDAERSDVVAQLRPTPPIALGSVAARAGATAMMDVSDGLILDATRLADASGVTLDLSSSLDDDALTGGEDHALLATFPADAMPEGFRRIGTVRERGACAVTVGGVPFSGRGGWDPYQDWDAARG comes from the coding sequence GTGAGCGAACCCCGAGTGCGAGACCTCGACGAAGCCGCCCTCCTGCGCCGGATCTTCGCTGTGCTCGAGGGATCTTCGACGGCGCTCGTCGGTCCCGGTGACGACGCCGCCGTGCTGGCCGTCCCGGGGGAGCGGCTCGTCGCCACGACCGACACGCTCGTCCACGGGCCCGACTTCCGGCTGGCATGGTCGAGCGGTGAGGACCTCGGACGCAAGGCGGCGGCCGTCAACCTCGCCGACGTCGCTGCGATGGGAGCCCGTCCGACGGCGCTCCTCGTCGCCCTCGCCGTGCCGGATGCGATGCCGGTGACGTTCGTCGAAGACCTCGCGCGGGGTCTGCGCGCCGCGTGCGACGAACTCGCACCGGGCTGCGCGATAGAGGGTGGCGATCTGACGGTCTCGGACACGCTGACGGTCGCCGTGACGGCGCTCGGCGTGCTCGACGGTGCTCCGGTCCGCCGTTCCGGTGCGCGGCGCGGCGACATCGTCGCGGTCGCCGGCGACCTCGGTCCGGCGACGCGTGGGCTCCGGATCCTCTTCGACCGGTTCCGCGGGGCAGACGGCACCCCGATGTCGATGGAGCCTTCCGTGCTGTCCGACGCCGAGCGATCCGATGTCGTCGCGCAGCTTCGTCCGACGCCGCCGATCGCCCTCGGCTCCGTCGCTGCCCGAGCGGGCGCGACCGCGATGATGGACGTCTCCGACGGCCTCATCCTCGACGCGACCCGTCTTGCGGACGCCTCGGGCGTCACGCTCGATCTCTCCTCATCGCTCGACGACGACGCGCTCACCGGCGGCGAAGACCACGCACTGCTCGCGACGTTCCCCGCGGACGCCATGCCGGAGGGGTTCCGCCGCATCGGCACCGTGCGAGAGCGCGGCGCCTGTGCGGTCACGGTCGGCGGTGTGCCGTTCAGCGGTCGAGGCGGCTGGGACCCGTATCAGGACTGGGACGCCGCGCGGGGCTGA
- the rsmD gene encoding 16S rRNA (guanine(966)-N(2))-methyltransferase RsmD yields MTRIIAGAAGSLTLGVPGAGTRPTSERVRESLFGALDAADAMTDAAVLDLYAGSGALGLEAVSRGAASADLVERAPKAAQVADRNAKAVARSVPGARLTVHRAAVDAFLQHGATMWDLVFIDPPYDLSDAELGGTLALLLPRLTDDALVILERSSRSPHPMLPAGMVVERSKSYGDTTLWWLGRE; encoded by the coding sequence GTGACGAGGATCATCGCAGGGGCAGCCGGATCGTTGACGCTCGGCGTCCCGGGGGCCGGCACCCGCCCCACCAGCGAACGCGTCCGCGAGTCGCTCTTCGGTGCGCTCGATGCCGCCGATGCGATGACGGATGCCGCGGTCCTCGACCTCTACGCCGGATCGGGCGCGCTCGGACTCGAGGCCGTCAGCCGCGGCGCGGCATCCGCCGACCTCGTCGAACGCGCCCCGAAGGCCGCGCAGGTCGCGGACCGCAACGCGAAGGCTGTGGCGCGGTCGGTGCCGGGCGCGCGGCTGACCGTGCACCGCGCCGCTGTCGACGCCTTCCTGCAGCACGGCGCGACGATGTGGGACCTGGTCTTCATCGACCCGCCGTACGACCTGTCCGACGCGGAACTGGGTGGGACCCTTGCACTGCTGCTCCCGCGCCTCACGGACGACGCGCTGGTCATCCTCGAGCGCTCGAGCAGGTCGCCGCACCCGATGCTGCCGGCGGGGATGGTCGTCGAGCGTTCGAAGTCGTACGGGGACACGACGCTCTGGTGGCTCGGGCGGGAGTGA
- a CDS encoding ATP-dependent DNA helicase RecG, producing the protein MPPFAFDTRLDEAVGEKVAKSLSRAFGMVTVGDLLGHYPRRYASRGQLTPIHSLPVGEMVTIVAEVRSTSTRQMRGRRGDLLEVVISDGAGTMSLTFFGQAWRQKDLQPGRQGVFSGKVGEYRGALQLTHPDYDLFDDEASARMNAEAWRNMPIPIYPATGTFPSWMVKKAVDQVLKHLGPVPDPLPETFRVAQDLLDARTAVLRVHAPDFPDQVAPAQRTLRMHEAFVLQAALLQQRQFVRMMAAIPRPAGHQLETFDAALPFERTPDQVTVGDRIAADLVGEWPMNRLVQGEVGSGKTLVALRAMLQVAASGGQSALIAPTEVLAAQHLRSITRMLGPQLAPELMPTLLTGQLPAAQRRKAALRAAAGQALIVVGTHALLSESTTFADLGLVVVDEQHRFGVEQRETLRAKGTSPHVLVLTATPIPRTVAMTVFGDLDVSTIRTMPEGRPGISSFVAPVGEKPAWFARVWARVAEEVAKGHQAFVVCPAIDAAKASADDVPAEETDAAESKTRWGVVQAAELLAGHPDFRGIRVEILHGKMPGDEKDAVMQAFARGEIDVLVATTVVEVGVDVPNASTMVILEADRFGVSQLHQLRGRVGRGSVPGLCLLVTEADPYTPARTRVEAVAATSDGFELAEVDLELRGEGDVLGDAQSGVRSSLRLLRVVADADIIGIARAEAERVLDADPTLSGHPGLAASISARVSSAERAALAKN; encoded by the coding sequence ATGCCTCCCTTCGCCTTCGACACGCGTCTCGACGAGGCCGTGGGGGAGAAGGTGGCGAAGTCGCTGTCCCGCGCGTTCGGGATGGTGACGGTCGGCGACCTCCTCGGGCACTACCCGCGGCGCTACGCGAGCCGCGGTCAGCTCACCCCGATCCACTCGCTGCCGGTCGGCGAGATGGTGACGATCGTCGCCGAGGTGCGCTCGACCAGCACCCGGCAGATGCGCGGGCGGCGCGGCGATCTGCTCGAGGTCGTCATCTCCGACGGAGCGGGCACGATGTCGCTGACCTTCTTCGGCCAGGCGTGGCGGCAGAAGGATCTGCAACCCGGCCGTCAGGGGGTGTTCTCGGGCAAGGTCGGCGAGTACCGCGGCGCGCTGCAGCTGACCCATCCCGACTACGACCTCTTCGACGACGAGGCATCCGCTCGGATGAACGCCGAGGCGTGGCGCAACATGCCGATCCCGATCTATCCGGCCACGGGGACGTTCCCGAGCTGGATGGTGAAGAAGGCGGTCGATCAGGTGCTGAAGCACCTCGGCCCGGTGCCGGATCCGCTCCCCGAGACGTTCCGCGTCGCGCAGGATCTCCTCGACGCGCGCACCGCGGTGCTGCGGGTGCACGCACCGGACTTCCCCGATCAGGTCGCCCCCGCGCAGCGGACCCTTCGCATGCACGAGGCCTTCGTGCTGCAGGCGGCGCTCCTCCAGCAGCGGCAGTTCGTGCGGATGATGGCGGCGATCCCGCGCCCGGCGGGTCACCAGCTCGAGACGTTCGACGCCGCGCTGCCGTTCGAGCGGACGCCCGACCAGGTCACGGTCGGCGATCGGATCGCGGCCGATCTCGTCGGCGAATGGCCGATGAACCGGCTCGTGCAGGGCGAGGTGGGGTCGGGGAAGACCCTCGTCGCCCTCCGCGCGATGCTGCAGGTGGCGGCGAGCGGCGGGCAGTCGGCGCTGATCGCTCCGACCGAGGTGCTCGCGGCCCAGCACCTCCGGTCGATCACGCGCATGCTCGGCCCGCAGCTCGCACCCGAGCTCATGCCGACGCTCCTGACCGGGCAGCTCCCGGCTGCGCAACGTCGGAAGGCGGCGCTGCGCGCCGCCGCAGGTCAGGCGCTCATCGTCGTCGGCACGCACGCGCTGCTCAGCGAATCGACCACCTTTGCCGATCTCGGCCTCGTCGTCGTCGACGAGCAGCACCGATTCGGCGTCGAGCAGCGCGAAACGCTCCGCGCGAAGGGGACCTCCCCGCACGTCCTCGTCCTCACCGCCACGCCGATCCCGCGCACCGTCGCGATGACGGTGTTCGGCGACCTCGACGTCTCCACGATCCGCACCATGCCCGAAGGTCGCCCGGGGATCTCGAGCTTCGTCGCACCGGTCGGCGAGAAGCCGGCGTGGTTCGCGCGCGTCTGGGCCCGTGTCGCCGAAGAGGTCGCGAAGGGGCACCAGGCGTTCGTCGTCTGCCCCGCGATCGACGCGGCGAAAGCATCCGCCGACGATGTCCCCGCGGAGGAGACGGATGCCGCCGAGAGCAAGACCCGCTGGGGCGTGGTGCAGGCGGCTGAGCTGCTGGCCGGGCACCCCGACTTCCGCGGCATCCGTGTGGAGATCCTCCACGGCAAGATGCCGGGGGACGAGAAGGACGCCGTCATGCAGGCCTTCGCGCGCGGCGAGATCGACGTCCTCGTCGCCACCACCGTGGTGGAGGTCGGCGTCGACGTGCCGAACGCCTCCACGATGGTCATTCTCGAGGCCGACCGGTTCGGCGTCTCGCAGCTGCATCAGCTGCGCGGGCGGGTCGGGCGAGGCAGCGTGCCGGGTCTCTGCCTCCTCGTGACCGAAGCCGACCCGTACACCCCGGCGCGCACGCGCGTCGAAGCTGTCGCGGCGACGTCCGACGGGTTCGAACTCGCCGAGGTCGACCTCGAACTCCGTGGCGAGGGTGACGTGCTCGGCGACGCGCAGTCCGGCGTCCGGTCCTCTCTCCGACTCCTGCGCGTCGTGGCGGATGCCGACATCATCGGCATCGCCCGGGCTGAGGCGGAGCGCGTCCTCGACGCGGATCCGACCCTGAGCGGACACCCGGGCCTCGCGGCATCCATCTCGGCCCGCGTGAGCAGCGCCGAACGGGCGGCGCTCGCCAAGAACTGA